A genomic segment from Zerene cesonia ecotype Mississippi chromosome 5, Zerene_cesonia_1.1, whole genome shotgun sequence encodes:
- the LOC119840073 gene encoding congested-like trachea protein translates to MSEKSSPIKYFLSGGFGGVCTVLAGHPMDTIKVRLQTMPIPKPGETALYAGTVDCCKKTIQKEGFRGLYKGMSAPLTGVAPIFAISFFGFGLGKKLIKSDSEQVLTKPELFAAGAFSGIFTTSIMAPGERIKCLLQIQQGGSGPQKYSGMVDCARQLYAEGGIRSIYKGSVATILRDVPASGMYFMTYEWVKEAIIPEDASAKLKILATVVAGGCAGIANWLVGMPADVLKSRLQTAPEGTYPNGMRDVFKQLMEREGPTALYKGVAPVMIRAFPANAACFVGFELAVKFLDWVAPNL, encoded by the coding sequence ATGTCGGAGAAAAGCAGCcctattaaatactttttaagtgGTGGTTTCGGCGGTGTTTGTACTGTTCTTGCAGGACATCCAATGGACACTATTAAAGTAAGATTACAAACTATGCCTATACCTAAGCCTGGAGAGACAGCTTTGTATGCTGGTACTGTGGATTGTTGCAAGAAGACTATTCAAAAAGAAGGTTTTCGAGGTCTTTACAAAGGTATGTCTGCTCCGTTGACTGGAGTCGCGCCTATTTTTGCGATAAGTTTCTTTGGTTTCGGCCTTGGTAAAAAGTTAATCAAGTCAGATAGTGAACAGGTTCTCACGAAACCAGAACTGTTTGCTGCTGGTGCTTTTTCGGGTATCTTTACAACCTCAATTATGGCTCCAGGAGAgagaataaaatgtttactcCAAATTCAACAAGGTGGTTCTGGGCCACAAAAGTATAGTGGCATGGTCGACTGTGCCAGGCAGTTATATGCAGAGGGTGGTATCAGAAGTATTTACAAAGGCAGTGTTGCCACCATACTAAGAGATGTTCCAGCTAGTGGAATGTACTTTATGACATATGAATGGGTGAAAGAGGCTATAATTCCTGAAGATGCTAGTGCTAAATTGAAGATTTTGGCAACAGTGGTGGCTGGGGGATGTGCTGGTATAGCTAACTGGCTCGTGGGCATGCCTGCTGATGTTTTAAAGAGTAGACTGCAAACAGCCCCTGAGGGAACATATCCGAATGGTATGAGGGATGTTTTTAAACAGTTGATGGAAAGAGAAGGTCCAACTGCCCTTTATAAAGGTGTAGCTCCTGTGATGATAAGAGCGTTCCCAGCTAATGCTGCATGTTTTGTGGGATTTGAATTGGCTGTCAAGTTCCTTGACTGGGTTGCCCCAAACCTCTGA
- the LOC119840122 gene encoding G patch domain and ankyrin repeat-containing protein 1 homolog has translation MYHKDYSNFVRPTNNSGVVKPSINIPNITGEQAKKLYLEEVQNTDSHSIISSTNRSKIRDKTSRNRKRNCVKLSDRELFKCVQNNDVEMISVALDTSPDKINIVDEFGWSLLMIACQANSLETVKDLLKRGIDTSIRDKAGNSAQSLVIKNKNYILADILLTHKSNEDAEVSKTTKQIKVKLKEEYKCEICNNVTFPDKQEHLSSTVHNINASKGKKLPANYVIPQTNKGYQLMVKGGWDKETGLGPNGAGTKYPIKTVMKKDRTGLGLKPKKGSSVVKESPKVINRNILAREQYNNRRREINFRREFY, from the coding sequence ATGTATCATAAAGACTATAGTAACTTTGTCCGACCAACAAATAATAGTGGAGTTGTCAAACCATCTATAAACATTCCGAATATAACTGGTGAACAAGCCAAGAAACTTTATCTGGAAGAAGTTCAGAATACGGACAGCCACAGCATAATTTCTTCCACCAATAGAAGTAAGATAAGAGATAAAACAAGCCGCAATCGTAAGAGGAATTGTGTGAAACTCTCGGACAGAGAGCTGTTTAAATGTGTTCAAAACAATGATGTCGAAATGATAAGCGTCGCATTAGATACATCACCCGATAAGATTAACATTGTAGATGAGTTTGGGTGGAGTCTACTCATGATAGCATGTCAAGCAAACTCTTTAGAAACTGTGAAAGATCTATTAAAGCGCGGAATTGATACATCGATTAGAGATAAGGCTGGGAATTCTGCACAaagtttagttataaaaaacaaaaattacattttagcTGATATATTACTTACTCACAAATCCAATGAAGATGCGGAGGTGTCAAAAACAACTAAACAGATTAAGGTTAAGCTAAAAGAGGAATACAAGTgtgaaatttgtaataatgtaaCATTCCCTGATAAACAGGAGCATCTATCATCCAcagttcataatataaatgccaGCAAAGGGAAGAAATTGCCTGCAAACTATGTGATACCTCAAACTAATAAAGGTTATCAACTTATGGTAAAAGGAGGTTGGGATAAAGAAACAGGTTTAGGTCCCAATGGTGCTGGCACTAAATATCCAATTAAAACTGTAATGAAAAAAGATAGAACAGGTCTAGGTCTAAAACCTAAAAAGGGAAGCAGTGTAGTGAAGGAATCACCTAAAGTGATAAATAGGAATATTTTGGCTAGAGAACAGTACAACAATAGAAGAAGAGAAATCAATTTTAGAAGAGAATTTTACTAa
- the LOC119840273 gene encoding uncharacterized protein LOC119840273 gives MDDRKRQRCIYVTARQKKKLIELMTKHPELISCRVTQDFNYKDSQKLWQNIANECNSIPGAKKTWRQWRKTWHDLRSKTKKRQAETNGELPLTTVMLTTAEQEALGIKTGDEYQESTEFVPLTDNHNDNYEAEMSHGSISEPESIPEQNVFTQNLKKSKMKIKNGVKSSKHSSECFLNCDLLAVQEQRKIQMKEDYLNFKKDYLRQKLKLLKEQTEALKSIASELSK, from the exons ATGGACGACAGGAAAAGACAaagatgtatatatgtaactgCTAggcaaaaaaagaaattaattgaattaatgacTAAACATCCAGAGTTAATATCATGTAGAGTAACTCAGGACTTCAACTATAAGGATTCACAAAAGTTATGGCAGAATATAGCAAATGAATGTAATTCCATACCTGGAGCAAAAAAAACTTGGAGGCAGTGGAGAAAA ACCTGGCACGACTTACGATCCAAAACAAAGAAACGTCAAGCCGAGACAAATGGTGAATTGCCCTTAACAACTGTCATGCTAACAACTGCAGAGCAGGAAGCACTTGGCATCAAAACTGGTGATGAATATCAAGAATCTACAGAATTTGTGCCCCTGACCGACAACCACAATGATAATTATGAAGCAGAAATGTCTCATGGATCTATAAGTGAGCCAGAATCAATTCCGGAACAGAACGTTTTTACCCAAAATCTTAAAAAGTCAAAGATGAAGATTAAAAATGGTGTTAAAAGTTCAAAGCATTCCAGTGAATGTTTCCTGAATTGTGACTTATTGGCTGTGCaggaacaaagaaaaatacagaTGAAGGAAGATTATCTTAACTTCAAAAAGGATTATTTGAGACAGAAGCTGAAATTGTTGAAGGAACAGACTGAAGCACTGAAAAGCATAGCCAGTGAGCTatcaaaataa